Proteins encoded within one genomic window of Gaiellales bacterium:
- a CDS encoding cupin domain-containing protein, whose translation MSNDQAAPPSQGVKTELLGTVDLGPEIEGMEGRQMRLRMVTMEPGGVYGPLHDHVDRPGIVWILQGTITDVRDGVETEYGPGLGWPEDRNTLHWLENRGSVPAVEISFDIVRSE comes from the coding sequence ATGAGCAACGACCAGGCGGCACCCCCGTCGCAAGGGGTGAAAACGGAGCTGCTCGGGACGGTGGATCTCGGCCCCGAGATCGAGGGCATGGAGGGGCGCCAGATGCGCCTGCGGATGGTGACCATGGAGCCCGGCGGGGTCTACGGGCCGCTCCACGACCACGTGGACCGGCCCGGCATCGTCTGGATCCTGCAGGGGACGATCACCGACGTTCGCGACGGGGTCGAGACCGAGTACGGCCCCGGACTGGGGTGGCCCGAGGATCGCAACACCCTGCACTGGCTCGAGAACCGAGGCTCGGTTCCGGCGGTCGAGATCTCGTTCGACATCGTCCGCAGCGAGTAG
- a CDS encoding response regulator has protein sequence MSALPTGTVTLLFTDLEGSTSLIRVLGDRYGDLLSEQRRLLRGVVEQHGGSEVDTAGDGSFAAFPTARDGVAAAVAAQRAMAEHPWPAEAVVRMRMALHTGEPRQAERGYHGLGVHLAARLCQSGQGGQILLSESTRAVIADDLPHGVSLVELGERALKDFDRPQAVYEVVAEGMPDAVASGPPALRVVLADDSVLLREGIARLLEGEGFDVVGQVDNADDLVRRVGFAKPDVAIVDIRMPPTHTDEGLQAARRIRERHPGVGVLVLSQYVEAEYATGLLSEQTEGTGYLLKDRVAKVDDFTDAVRRVAGGGSALDPAVVAQLVGRRRVDDPLADLTAREREVLELMAEGLSNHGIAARLVVTERAVEKHVTNIFAKLGLAATPEDHRRVRAVLTLLQS, from the coding sequence TTGTCCGCACTGCCCACCGGTACCGTCACGCTCCTCTTCACGGATCTCGAGGGATCGACCAGCCTGATCCGCGTGTTGGGCGATCGCTACGGCGACCTTTTGAGCGAGCAGCGCCGGCTGCTGCGCGGCGTCGTCGAGCAGCACGGCGGCTCCGAGGTCGACACGGCCGGCGACGGCAGCTTCGCCGCGTTCCCGACTGCGCGCGACGGCGTCGCGGCGGCCGTGGCGGCGCAGCGGGCCATGGCCGAGCACCCGTGGCCGGCGGAGGCCGTCGTGCGCATGCGGATGGCCCTCCATACCGGTGAGCCGCGGCAGGCCGAGCGGGGCTACCACGGCCTCGGCGTCCACCTGGCGGCCCGCCTGTGCCAGTCCGGGCAGGGTGGCCAGATCCTGCTCTCGGAGTCGACCCGGGCCGTGATCGCGGACGACCTGCCGCACGGCGTGTCGCTCGTCGAGCTGGGCGAGCGCGCGCTCAAGGACTTCGACCGCCCGCAGGCGGTCTATGAGGTGGTGGCAGAGGGCATGCCGGACGCGGTTGCGAGCGGCCCGCCTGCGCTCCGGGTCGTGCTCGCGGACGACTCGGTGCTGCTGCGCGAAGGGATCGCCCGGCTGCTCGAGGGCGAGGGCTTCGACGTCGTCGGCCAGGTGGACAACGCGGACGATCTCGTTCGCCGGGTGGGGTTCGCCAAGCCCGACGTCGCCATCGTCGACATCCGCATGCCGCCGACGCACACCGACGAGGGCCTGCAGGCGGCGCGGCGGATCCGCGAGCGCCACCCAGGCGTCGGCGTGCTCGTGCTCTCGCAGTACGTCGAGGCCGAGTACGCGACCGGCCTGCTGAGCGAGCAGACCGAGGGCACCGGCTACCTGCTGAAGGACCGGGTCGCGAAGGTGGACGACTTCACCGACGCGGTGCGCCGTGTCGCCGGCGGCGGCTCCGCGCTCGACCCTGCGGTGGTCGCCCAGCTCGTCGGCCGCCGCCGCGTCGACGATCCGCTCGCCGACCTCACCGCCCGCGAGCGCGAGGTGCTCGAGCTGATGGCGGAGGGGCTCTCGAACCACGGCATCGCCGCCCGGCTCGTCGTGACCGAGCGGGCGGTGGAGAAGCACGTCACGAACATCTTCGCCAAGCTCGGCCTGGCGGCGACCCCGGAGGATCACCGCCGCGTGCGCGCAGTCCTCACTCTGTTGCAATCCTGA